Proteins found in one Corynebacterium sanguinis genomic segment:
- a CDS encoding glutaredoxin family protein yields MVRATCGSCDRVARQIAPIVEAAGATLTLVYVDTDAEIAAEYGDRVPVVVIDGEEFACWEVDNADLAAELAS; encoded by the coding sequence ATGGTTCGCGCCACATGCGGTTCCTGCGACCGCGTCGCGCGCCAGATCGCCCCGATCGTCGAGGCGGCGGGCGCGACGCTGACGCTTGTCTACGTCGACACGGACGCCGAGATCGCTGCCGAATACGGCGACCGCGTGCCCGTGGTCGTGATCGACGGCGAGGAGTTCGCCTGCTGGGAAGTAGACAACGCCGACCTCGCCGCCGAGCTCGCAAGCTAG
- a CDS encoding HAD family hydrolase, giving the protein MSADSAHRPGREFLAQWSASHGNVRRFLEELAVPPLDDASQRAAGEAAAAAAIEETFGLSIDEFTLGVDTVGGAFATAGAARVTQPDPDVPQDAEAAAFFDIDNTLIQGSSLVLLGRGLAKKRMITLRELLPGLTKQLRYRVFGSEKTSDIASGRAHALGLARGKKVSDLLELADDIVDHQILGRAFDPTLQLAHMHLAAGQQVWLVSATPVQIGQALAARLGFTGALGTVAEAEDGVFTGRLVGDILHGPGKRHAVAALAALQQLDLKQCTAYSDSINDIPMLSMVGTPVAVNPDRALRKHAQDKGWEIRDYRSVRKAAVPATVAVVFAAAGAWALWRTK; this is encoded by the coding sequence ATGAGCGCGGACTCCGCACACCGCCCAGGCAGGGAATTCCTCGCGCAGTGGTCGGCGTCGCATGGCAACGTCCGCCGCTTCTTGGAAGAGCTCGCTGTGCCGCCGCTTGACGACGCCTCACAGCGCGCCGCCGGCGAAGCCGCAGCTGCCGCCGCCATTGAAGAAACGTTTGGGCTCAGCATCGACGAGTTCACCCTTGGGGTCGACACCGTTGGCGGCGCATTCGCCACCGCCGGCGCGGCGAGGGTCACCCAGCCGGACCCCGACGTGCCGCAGGACGCCGAGGCGGCAGCGTTTTTCGATATCGACAACACCCTGATCCAGGGCTCGTCGCTCGTGCTGCTCGGCCGGGGGCTGGCGAAGAAACGCATGATCACGTTGCGCGAGCTGCTGCCCGGACTGACCAAGCAGTTGCGCTACCGCGTCTTCGGCTCGGAGAAAACCTCCGACATCGCCAGCGGCCGCGCCCACGCACTGGGCCTGGCCCGCGGCAAGAAGGTCAGCGATTTGCTCGAGCTAGCCGACGACATAGTCGACCACCAAATCCTTGGCCGGGCGTTCGACCCGACGTTGCAGTTGGCCCACATGCACCTCGCCGCTGGCCAGCAGGTGTGGCTCGTCTCGGCCACCCCGGTGCAGATCGGCCAGGCGCTCGCCGCGCGCCTCGGGTTCACGGGCGCGCTGGGCACCGTCGCGGAGGCGGAAGACGGCGTGTTTACCGGGCGGCTGGTCGGCGACATCCTGCACGGGCCCGGAAAGCGCCACGCAGTGGCCGCGCTCGCGGCGCTGCAGCAGCTCGACTTAAAGCAGTGCACCGCGTACTCGGACAGCATCAACGACATCCCCATGTTGTCGATGGTGGGCACGCCCGTGGCGGTCAACCCCGATCGCGCGCTGCGCAAACACGCCCAGGACAAGGGGTGGGAGATCCGCGACTACCGCTCCGTGCGCAAGGCGGCGGTTCCGGCGACGGTGGCCGTGGTCTTTGCTGCCGCGGGGGCGTGGGCGCTGTGGCGCACGAAATAA
- a CDS encoding 30S ribosomal protein bS22, producing MGSVIKKRRKRMSKKKHRKMLRRTRVQRRKLGK from the coding sequence ATGGGTTCAGTTATCAAGAAGCGCCGCAAGCGCATGTCGAAGAAGAAGCACCGCAAGATGCTGCGCCGCACGCGCGTTCAGCGTCGTAAGCTCGGCAAGTAA
- a CDS encoding helix-turn-helix domain-containing protein, producing the protein MANEEKGKFLTVAEVADIMRVSKMTVYRLVHAGDLPAVRVGRSFRVNENAVTEYLDSSVYNVG; encoded by the coding sequence ATGGCTAACGAAGAAAAGGGTAAGTTCCTCACTGTTGCTGAGGTTGCCGACATCATGCGTGTCTCCAAGATGACGGTGTACCGCCTGGTACACGCTGGCGACCTGCCCGCTGTGCGGGTGGGACGCTCATTCCGCGTCAACGAGAACGCTGTTACCGAGTATCTCGACTCCTCGGTCTATAACGTCGGTTAA
- the proC gene encoding pyrroline-5-carboxylate reductase, whose protein sequence is MGKIAVIGGGNIGEALIAGLVVAGVEPTSIFATNRSPERSAQLAERYGIITGSDNSEAVTDASICFLCVKPGQILEVLEEISDTIARHDESTAVVSMAAGITLASMESAVSAAGTPLVRVMPNTPMLVGKGVHVAASGRYVDEDKRAQVLEALAVTGHVVEVPEKLIDAATAVSGSGPAYFYYFTEALIDAGVSLGLPRDVARELAVATASGAGEMLLGGKTPAQLRYDVSSPAGTTAMAIRELEESGVRGALYRATEAAAKRSAELGQ, encoded by the coding sequence CTGGGCAAGATCGCCGTCATCGGCGGCGGCAACATCGGGGAGGCGCTCATCGCCGGGCTTGTCGTCGCCGGGGTGGAGCCCACGTCAATCTTCGCGACCAACCGCTCGCCGGAGCGCTCTGCGCAGCTCGCTGAGCGCTACGGAATCATCACGGGCAGTGACAACTCCGAGGCCGTGACGGACGCCAGCATCTGCTTTTTGTGCGTCAAGCCGGGCCAGATCCTCGAGGTGCTCGAGGAGATTAGCGACACGATCGCCCGCCACGACGAATCCACCGCGGTGGTGTCGATGGCCGCGGGCATCACGCTCGCCTCGATGGAAAGCGCCGTCTCCGCCGCCGGCACCCCCTTGGTGCGCGTCATGCCGAACACCCCCATGCTGGTGGGTAAAGGCGTTCACGTCGCGGCGAGCGGGCGCTACGTCGACGAGGATAAGCGCGCCCAAGTACTCGAGGCGCTGGCTGTGACCGGGCACGTCGTCGAGGTGCCGGAGAAGCTTATCGACGCCGCTACGGCCGTCTCGGGCTCCGGGCCGGCCTACTTCTACTACTTCACCGAGGCATTGATCGACGCCGGGGTGTCGCTGGGGTTGCCGCGCGATGTCGCCCGGGAGCTCGCCGTGGCCACCGCCTCGGGCGCCGGCGAGATGCTGCTGGGCGGAAAGACCCCGGCGCAGTTGCGTTACGACGTCTCCTCACCGGCGGGCACGACGGCTATGGCGATCCGCGAGTTGGAGGAATCGGGGGTGCGTGGTGCGCTGTACCGCGCCACGGAAGCAGCGGCGAAGCGCTCGGCTGAACTGGGCCAATAG
- a CDS encoding Ppx/GppA phosphatase family protein, producing the protein MRLGVLDVGSNTVHLVAVDAHSGGRPTPMSDWKQPLRLVELLDKDGAIEDRGVDKLVSAVQEAKDLSTNLKCEEFLAFATSAIRSATNSDDVLRRVEKKTGVDLRILTGEEEARLTFLAARRWHGWSAGRITNIDIGGGSLEMSTGTEETPDLAVSLDLGAGRLTHQWFDTDPPERKKINLLRDFIDAELAAPAEQFRTLGGSGLAVGTSKTLRTLARLTGAAPSSAGPFVKRTLTAPGLRQLIAFISRMTAADRAELEGINADRSHQIVAGALVAEAAMRALNIDKLEICPWALREGVILRWIDQGPNYEGES; encoded by the coding sequence GTGCGACTAGGTGTATTAGATGTAGGCAGCAATACCGTCCACCTCGTGGCGGTCGATGCCCACAGTGGCGGGCGCCCGACTCCGATGAGCGATTGGAAGCAGCCCCTGCGGCTCGTTGAGCTCCTCGATAAGGACGGGGCGATCGAGGACAGGGGCGTCGATAAGCTCGTGAGCGCTGTGCAGGAGGCGAAAGACCTCTCGACGAACCTGAAGTGCGAGGAGTTCCTCGCGTTCGCCACCTCCGCCATTCGCTCCGCCACCAACTCCGACGACGTGCTGCGCCGCGTAGAGAAAAAAACCGGCGTGGACCTGCGGATCCTCACGGGCGAGGAGGAGGCGCGCCTGACGTTTCTCGCCGCGCGCCGCTGGCACGGCTGGTCCGCTGGCCGGATCACCAACATCGACATTGGCGGCGGCTCGCTGGAAATGTCGACCGGCACCGAGGAAACCCCCGACCTTGCCGTCTCCCTGGATCTCGGCGCGGGCAGGCTGACGCACCAGTGGTTCGACACCGACCCGCCGGAGCGCAAGAAGATCAACCTCCTGCGCGACTTCATCGACGCCGAGCTCGCCGCGCCCGCCGAGCAGTTCCGGACGCTCGGGGGCAGCGGGTTGGCCGTGGGCACGTCGAAGACGCTACGCACGCTCGCGCGCCTGACCGGCGCCGCACCGTCCTCAGCTGGGCCTTTTGTCAAGCGCACGCTCACCGCGCCGGGTCTGCGCCAGCTCATCGCCTTCATCTCACGCATGACGGCGGCGGACCGCGCGGAGCTCGAAGGCATCAACGCGGACCGCTCCCACCAGATCGTTGCGGGCGCGTTAGTGGCGGAAGCCGCAATGAGAGCCTTAAATATTGATAAGTTGGAAATCTGCCCGTGGGCGTTGCGCGAAGGCGTGATCCTGCGATGGATCGACCAGGGACCGAACTACGAAGGAGAGAGCTAA
- a CDS encoding response regulator transcription factor, translating into MTTILIVEDEESLADPLAYLLRKEGFEAIVAPDGQSALSEFDSNSVDLVLLDLMLPGMSGTDVCKKIRATSAVPIIMVTARDSEIDKVVGLELGADDYVTKPYSSRELIARIRAVLRRGPEVAVEELEADERILEGGRVRMDVTRHTVFVDGEPVSMPLKEFDLLEYLMRNAGRVLTRGQLIERIWGADYVGDTKTLDVHVKRLRTKIEAAPSRPTQLVTVRGLGYKFEA; encoded by the coding sequence ATGACGACGATTCTCATCGTTGAAGACGAAGAATCCTTGGCCGACCCGTTGGCCTACCTGCTGCGCAAGGAGGGGTTTGAGGCGATCGTGGCCCCGGATGGGCAGAGCGCGCTGAGCGAGTTCGACAGCAACAGCGTCGATTTGGTTCTGCTTGACCTCATGCTGCCCGGGATGAGCGGAACCGACGTGTGCAAGAAGATCCGCGCGACCTCCGCGGTGCCGATCATCATGGTCACCGCCCGCGACTCCGAGATCGACAAGGTCGTCGGCCTGGAGCTCGGCGCCGACGACTACGTGACCAAGCCCTACTCCAGCCGCGAGCTCATCGCCCGGATCCGCGCCGTGCTGCGCCGCGGGCCTGAGGTGGCGGTCGAGGAGCTCGAGGCAGACGAGCGCATCCTCGAGGGCGGCCGCGTGAGGATGGACGTCACGCGCCACACCGTGTTCGTTGACGGCGAGCCGGTCTCCATGCCGCTCAAGGAGTTCGACCTACTGGAGTACCTGATGCGCAACGCCGGCCGCGTCCTCACCCGCGGCCAGCTCATCGAGCGCATCTGGGGCGCTGACTACGTGGGCGACACCAAGACCCTCGATGTCCACGTCAAGCGCCTGCGCACCAAGATTGAGGCCGCGCCCTCGCGCCCCACCCAGCTGGTCACCGTGCGCGGTTTGGGCTACAAGTTCGAGGCTTAG
- a CDS encoding sensor histidine kinase: protein MSPALAFVLGALAAAVVLLLVYWIERRAKTASKPEDEDNNVSTMSKVLHLAIQGSTTGFLVVNRAGRVILSNPRAHEMSIVHSRTVNPRVMETAREVFEDLETRTIDLDLPKRATGSLVRSVRAVVKPLTLTDTSFVIVYGTDESENVRMESARRDFVANVSHELKTPVGGVSLLAQALLQDPGDPEMVTYFGEKLLKESHRMGDMITDLISLSKLQGAEALPELTPVRVDDVIDDAIQRNQVTADNREIELTRSGHTGIKVMGDRALLTAAVSNLVSNAINYSPNNQPVTITQKVVRDSVILIRVTDRGIGIAPEDQKRVFERFYRVDRARSRSTGGTGLGLAIVKHVVANHGGNIKLWSRPETGSTFTIELPIYTPEAQVTLADRETEQPGAQSAEPQPGLKQAVTRVATRRKEREKQ from the coding sequence TTGTCACCCGCCTTAGCGTTCGTCCTCGGGGCGCTCGCCGCCGCCGTGGTGCTGCTGCTTGTCTATTGGATTGAGCGGCGCGCGAAGACCGCGTCAAAGCCCGAGGACGAAGATAACAACGTCAGCACCATGAGCAAGGTCCTGCACTTGGCCATCCAAGGCTCCACGACCGGGTTCTTGGTGGTCAACCGTGCGGGCCGGGTGATTTTGTCCAACCCGCGCGCGCACGAGATGTCCATCGTGCACAGCCGCACGGTCAACCCGCGGGTAATGGAGACGGCGCGCGAGGTCTTCGAGGACCTAGAGACCCGCACGATTGACCTCGACCTGCCGAAACGCGCCACAGGCAGCCTCGTGCGCAGCGTGCGCGCCGTGGTGAAACCGCTGACGCTGACGGACACCTCCTTCGTCATCGTCTACGGCACCGATGAGTCCGAGAACGTGCGCATGGAGTCCGCGCGCCGCGACTTCGTGGCCAACGTCTCGCACGAGCTGAAAACCCCGGTCGGTGGAGTCTCCCTGCTGGCCCAGGCGCTGCTGCAAGACCCGGGTGACCCGGAGATGGTGACGTACTTCGGCGAGAAGCTGCTCAAGGAATCCCACCGCATGGGTGACATGATCACCGACCTGATCAGCCTGTCCAAGCTCCAGGGCGCCGAGGCGCTGCCCGAGTTAACGCCCGTGCGTGTCGACGACGTCATCGACGACGCGATCCAGCGCAACCAGGTCACCGCGGACAACAGGGAAATCGAGCTGACCCGCTCCGGCCACACCGGCATCAAGGTGATGGGGGACCGGGCGCTGCTCACCGCCGCGGTGTCGAACCTGGTGTCCAACGCGATTAACTATTCGCCAAACAACCAGCCGGTGACCATCACCCAGAAAGTGGTGCGGGACTCGGTGATTTTGATCCGCGTCACCGACCGCGGCATCGGGATTGCGCCCGAGGACCAGAAGCGCGTTTTCGAGAGGTTTTACCGCGTGGACAGGGCGCGCTCGCGCTCGACGGGAGGCACGGGTTTGGGTTTGGCCATCGTCAAGCACGTCGTGGCCAATCATGGCGGTAACATCAAGTTATGGTCGAGGCCCGAAACGGGATCCACGTTCACCATTGAGCTGCCGATATACACCCCCGAGGCTCAGGTCACTCTGGCCGATCGGGAGACGGAGCAGCCCGGCGCGCAGTCTGCCGAGCCCCAGCCGGGTTTGAAGCAGGCGGTCACCCGGGTTGCGACGCGCCGTAAGGAAAGGGAGAAGCAATGA
- a CDS encoding phosphoglyceromutase — protein MSNGKLILLRHGQSTWNKSNQFTGWVDVDLTEQGEQEAANAGQLLVDKGILPDIVFTSLLRRAIRTANIALNAADRHWIPVERNWRLNERHYGKLQGLNKAEIREEFGEEQFMTWRRSYDTPPPELADDNEFSQANDPRYAFLPQVPRTECLKDVVERFLPFYEDVILPEVLQGKNVMVAAHGNSLRALVKHLDNISDEDIAGLNIPTGMPLVYEIGSRGAVLNPGGTYLDPEAAAEGAAAVASQGNQK, from the coding sequence ATGAGCAACGGAAAGCTGATTCTCCTACGGCACGGACAAAGCACATGGAACAAGTCCAACCAATTCACCGGCTGGGTCGACGTTGACCTGACCGAACAGGGTGAGCAGGAGGCGGCCAACGCGGGCCAGCTTCTCGTGGACAAGGGCATCCTCCCCGACATCGTGTTCACCTCGCTGCTGCGCCGCGCGATCCGCACCGCGAACATCGCGCTTAACGCCGCTGACCGCCACTGGATCCCCGTCGAGCGCAACTGGCGCCTCAATGAGCGCCATTACGGCAAGCTGCAGGGCCTGAACAAGGCCGAGATCCGCGAGGAGTTCGGCGAGGAGCAGTTCATGACGTGGCGCCGCTCCTACGACACCCCGCCGCCGGAGCTTGCCGACGACAACGAGTTCTCCCAGGCCAACGACCCGCGCTACGCCTTTTTGCCGCAGGTGCCGCGCACCGAGTGCCTCAAGGACGTCGTGGAGCGCTTCTTGCCGTTCTACGAGGACGTTATCTTGCCAGAGGTTCTGCAGGGCAAGAACGTCATGGTCGCCGCTCACGGCAACTCCCTGCGCGCGCTGGTCAAGCACCTGGACAACATCTCGGACGAGGACATCGCGGGCCTGAACATCCCGACCGGCATGCCGCTGGTCTACGAGATCGGCTCCCGCGGCGCGGTACTCAACCCGGGCGGCACGTACCTCGACCCGGAGGCAGCCGCCGAAGGTGCTGCGGCTGTGGCAAGCCAGGGCAACCAGAAGTAA
- the mshA gene encoding D-inositol-3-phosphate glycosyltransferase translates to MRVAMISMHTSPLEQPGTGDAGGMNVYVLNIARELVRGGLEVDIFTRATRPSRGEIVEVSEGLRVINIVAGPYEGLAKEDLPTQLAAFAGGILQFSRTYDLSYDLIHSHYWLSGQVGWLMADLARVPLVHTGHTWAAVKNAHRSPDAEPEGEARRICEQQLVDNANTVVVNTPDEIAELARHYDVDPAKIAVVTPGADTELFTPGSNRNTELARRQLGIPLHAKVVAFVGRLQDFKGPQVLIRAVGEMARRDPARDVHVIICGGASGSDASVERYRALAREENIARRVRFLGPRPPEELVAIYQAADIVAVPSYNESFGLVAVEAQSTGTPVVAARVGGLPLAIAEGETGLLVDGHGTEAWADALGQLLNDDARRIEMGAAAVGHARRFSWAASARSLSRVYEDTLAEFVPGGAPRAPFGG, encoded by the coding sequence ATGCGCGTCGCGATGATCTCCATGCACACCTCCCCGCTCGAGCAACCGGGCACCGGGGACGCTGGCGGCATGAACGTCTACGTTCTCAACATCGCGCGCGAGCTCGTGCGCGGCGGCCTCGAAGTGGACATCTTCACACGGGCGACCCGGCCCAGCCGGGGCGAAATCGTCGAGGTCAGCGAGGGTCTGCGCGTGATCAACATCGTCGCCGGGCCTTACGAGGGGTTGGCGAAGGAGGATCTGCCCACCCAGCTCGCCGCCTTTGCCGGCGGGATCCTGCAGTTCTCCCGCACGTACGACCTGTCCTACGACCTGATCCACTCGCACTACTGGCTCTCCGGCCAGGTGGGGTGGCTCATGGCCGACCTCGCGCGGGTGCCCCTGGTCCACACGGGGCACACGTGGGCGGCGGTGAAAAACGCGCACCGCTCCCCGGACGCCGAGCCCGAGGGCGAGGCGCGCCGCATCTGCGAGCAGCAGCTCGTGGACAACGCGAACACCGTGGTGGTCAACACCCCGGACGAGATCGCGGAGTTGGCGCGGCACTACGACGTCGACCCGGCGAAGATCGCCGTGGTCACCCCCGGCGCCGACACGGAGCTTTTTACCCCCGGGTCGAACCGCAACACGGAGCTGGCGCGGCGCCAGCTGGGCATCCCGCTACACGCCAAGGTCGTCGCGTTCGTTGGCAGGCTGCAGGATTTCAAGGGCCCCCAGGTGCTGATCCGCGCGGTAGGGGAGATGGCGCGCCGCGACCCGGCGCGCGACGTGCACGTCATTATCTGCGGTGGGGCGTCGGGAAGCGATGCGAGCGTGGAGCGCTACCGCGCGCTCGCCCGCGAGGAAAACATCGCGCGTCGGGTGCGCTTCCTGGGCCCGCGGCCCCCGGAGGAGCTGGTGGCGATCTACCAGGCGGCCGACATCGTCGCGGTGCCCAGCTACAACGAGTCCTTCGGCCTGGTCGCCGTCGAAGCGCAGTCGACGGGCACCCCCGTGGTCGCGGCCCGCGTCGGCGGGCTCCCGCTGGCCATCGCCGAGGGCGAGACAGGGCTGCTTGTCGACGGGCACGGCACCGAGGCGTGGGCCGACGCGCTTGGCCAGCTGCTTAACGACGACGCCCGGCGCATCGAGATGGGCGCGGCCGCGGTGGGCCACGCGCGCCGCTTCAGCTGGGCAGCCTCGGCGCGAAGTCTGAGCCGGGTCTACGAGGACACGCTCGCCGAGTTCGTCCCGGGTGGTGCGCCGAGGGCGCCGTTTGGCGGCTAA
- a CDS encoding MinD/ParA family ATP-binding protein — MHDAARYGEHRFNQANQELLPPPGLDQSTLLNPVTAPPQRGWRRMLHTASGGRINPGGSRKELQEQQLIDAIRAPLRGDYRIAVMSLKGGVGKTTTTVVLGAVFAQLRGDRVIAIDANPDLGTLAQRAAVPTPATIRDLLAARDTSRYAQVRAFTHQATSRLEVIGSERDPAVSEAFSEADYRRAVDILQHHYNVILTDCGTGLMHSAMAGVLDLANSLILVTSPALDGAQSAAATLDWLSLHGHDQLAANAVVVVSTNAPGRPTIDIYQLAEHFASRTRAVHVIPYDRHLAEGAVVELDRLHPKTVQAYRLLAAEVAADFDSWHRHAAY; from the coding sequence ATGCACGATGCCGCGCGCTATGGCGAGCACAGGTTTAACCAGGCCAACCAGGAGCTTTTGCCGCCGCCGGGACTCGACCAATCAACGCTTCTCAACCCGGTCACCGCGCCGCCACAGCGCGGTTGGCGGCGCATGCTCCACACCGCCTCCGGTGGGCGGATCAACCCAGGCGGCTCCCGCAAGGAGTTGCAGGAGCAGCAGCTTATCGACGCCATCCGCGCCCCGTTGCGCGGCGATTACCGCATCGCCGTGATGTCGCTGAAAGGCGGGGTGGGCAAGACAACCACCACCGTGGTACTCGGGGCAGTGTTCGCCCAGCTGCGTGGCGACCGGGTGATCGCCATCGACGCCAACCCGGACCTGGGCACCCTGGCTCAGCGCGCCGCGGTGCCCACCCCAGCGACGATCCGCGACCTGCTCGCCGCGCGCGACACATCGCGCTACGCGCAGGTGCGGGCATTTACGCACCAGGCGACCTCGCGCCTCGAAGTCATTGGCTCCGAGCGCGACCCGGCAGTCAGCGAGGCGTTTAGCGAGGCCGACTACCGCCGAGCCGTGGACATCCTGCAGCACCACTATAACGTCATCCTGACCGACTGCGGCACCGGGCTGATGCACTCCGCCATGGCGGGCGTGCTCGACCTGGCCAACTCGCTGATCTTGGTGACCTCGCCGGCGCTCGATGGCGCGCAGTCCGCGGCGGCCACGCTGGACTGGCTGAGCCTGCACGGCCACGACCAGCTCGCCGCCAATGCGGTGGTGGTTGTCTCGACCAATGCTCCAGGTAGACCTACTATTGACATTTACCAGCTCGCGGAGCACTTCGCGTCGCGCACCCGCGCCGTGCACGTCATCCCCTACGACCGCCATTTGGCGGAGGGCGCCGTGGTCGAGCTTGACCGTCTCCACCCGAAAACGGTGCAGGCCTACCGGCTGCTGGCAGCGGAGGTCGCCGCCGACTTCGACTCCTGGCACCGCCACGCTGCCTACTAG
- a CDS encoding long-chain-fatty-acid--CoA ligase → MGAFEEKAWLKHYAPWTPHEVELGEDTLVDVYERNLAKHSNRTATWFFEKTMTYADLNEQVLKAAAGLQELGVKKGDCVALVMPNCPQHIIAFSAVMRLGATVVEHNPLYTASELLPQFQDHGAKIAIVWDKVAPTISKLRKDSPLSTIVSVNMIDEMALKYRIALSLPLPKAKELRERLTGDAPATMPWSSLLIDKPFEAPEEITQDDTVLILYTSGTTGPPKGAQLTHGNLNSMLKSGLVWVKDLGKEQEKIMTILPLFHVYGLALTMGLAIGTGAELILVPAPEPPLIAMAMKKNPPTFFPGVPTLYEKIAEAALNNDKTYPTIRNSFSGASTLPESTIEKWESITGGRLVEGYGLTETSPILTANPMDGNHRPGYIGLPFPNTEIRIANPDNLDETMPDGEPGELLARGPQVFKGYLNKPEATEDAFHDGFFRTGDMGVMEEDGFIRLVSRIKEMIINGGFNIYPDEVEQVMKEHPDIDDIAVVGRPRKDGSEDVVACVTLREGAVIESDALREYARERLTAYKVPRTFYHFEELARDMTGKIRRREVQETLIEMLEEGDGTKVGEEKS, encoded by the coding sequence ATGGGCGCATTCGAAGAAAAGGCGTGGTTGAAACACTACGCACCCTGGACACCGCACGAGGTTGAGCTTGGCGAGGATACCCTTGTTGACGTCTACGAACGCAACCTGGCCAAGCACTCGAACCGCACGGCGACCTGGTTCTTCGAAAAGACCATGACGTACGCGGACCTCAACGAGCAGGTCCTCAAGGCCGCGGCTGGCCTGCAGGAGCTGGGTGTGAAGAAGGGCGACTGCGTCGCGCTCGTCATGCCCAACTGCCCGCAGCACATCATCGCCTTTAGCGCCGTGATGCGCCTCGGCGCGACCGTCGTGGAGCACAACCCGCTCTACACCGCCTCCGAGCTTCTCCCCCAGTTCCAGGACCACGGCGCGAAGATCGCCATTGTCTGGGACAAGGTTGCGCCGACGATCTCGAAGCTGCGCAAGGACTCCCCGCTGTCCACCATCGTCTCGGTCAACATGATCGACGAGATGGCGCTGAAGTACCGCATCGCCCTCTCACTGCCGCTGCCGAAGGCCAAGGAGCTGCGCGAGCGGCTCACCGGCGACGCCCCAGCGACGATGCCGTGGTCGTCCCTGCTGATTGACAAGCCCTTTGAGGCTCCGGAGGAGATTACGCAGGATGACACCGTCCTGATCCTCTACACCTCGGGCACCACCGGCCCGCCGAAGGGCGCCCAGCTCACCCACGGCAACCTGAACTCAATGCTCAAGTCCGGCCTCGTGTGGGTCAAGGACCTGGGCAAGGAGCAGGAGAAGATCATGACGATCCTCCCGCTGTTCCACGTCTACGGCCTGGCCCTGACCATGGGCCTCGCCATCGGCACCGGTGCCGAGCTGATCCTGGTGCCGGCCCCGGAGCCGCCGCTGATCGCCATGGCGATGAAGAAAAACCCGCCGACGTTCTTCCCGGGCGTGCCCACCCTCTACGAGAAGATCGCGGAGGCGGCGCTGAACAACGACAAGACGTACCCGACGATCCGCAACTCCTTCTCTGGTGCGTCGACGCTGCCGGAATCGACGATTGAGAAGTGGGAGAGCATCACGGGCGGCCGCCTCGTCGAGGGCTACGGCCTGACCGAGACCTCCCCGATCCTGACCGCCAACCCGATGGACGGCAACCACCGCCCGGGCTACATCGGCCTGCCGTTCCCGAACACCGAGATCCGCATCGCCAACCCGGACAACTTGGACGAGACCATGCCGGACGGCGAGCCGGGCGAGCTGCTGGCCCGCGGACCGCAGGTGTTCAAGGGCTACCTGAACAAGCCGGAGGCGACCGAGGACGCGTTCCACGACGGCTTCTTCCGCACCGGTGACATGGGCGTGATGGAGGAGGACGGCTTCATTCGCCTGGTCTCCCGCATCAAGGAAATGATCATCAACGGCGGCTTCAACATCTACCCGGATGAGGTGGAGCAGGTGATGAAGGAGCACCCCGACATCGATGACATCGCCGTCGTCGGACGCCCGCGCAAGGACGGTTCCGAGGACGTGGTGGCGTGTGTGACCCTGCGCGAGGGCGCCGTCATCGAGTCGGATGCGCTGCGCGAATACGCCCGCGAGCGCCTCACCGCGTACAAGGTGCCGCGCACCTTCTACCACTTCGAGGAGCTCGCCCGCGATATGACGGGCAAGATCCGCCGCCGCGAGGTTCAGGAAACCCTCATTGAGATGCTCGAAGAGGGCGACGGCACCAAGGTCGGCGAGGAAAAGAGCTAG